In Osmia bicornis bicornis chromosome 1, iOsmBic2.1, whole genome shotgun sequence, the following proteins share a genomic window:
- the LOC114871912 gene encoding LOW QUALITY PROTEIN: cAMP-dependent protein kinase catalytic subunit 1 (The sequence of the model RefSeq protein was modified relative to this genomic sequence to represent the inferred CDS: inserted 2 bases in 2 codons), with amino-acid sequence MGNNAATANKKVDAAESVKEFLDKAKKEFEDKWKKNPTNTAGLDDFERIKTLGTGSFGRVMIVQHKPTKEYYAMKILDKQKVVKLKQVEHTLNEKRILQAISFPFLVSLRFHFKDNSYLYMVLEYVPXGEMFSHLRKVGXFSEPHSRFYAAQIVLAFEYLHYLDLIYRDLKPENLLIDSQGYLKVTDFGFAKRVQGRTWTLCGTPEYLAPEIILSKGYNKAVDWWALGVLVYEMAAGYPPFFADQPIQIYEKIVNGKPRFPSHFGSDLKDLLRNLLQVDLTKRYGNLKAGVNDIKGHKWFASTDWIAVFQKKIEAPFIPKCKGPGDTSNFDDYEEETLRISLTEKCAKEFAEF; translated from the exons ATGGGCAACAATGCTGCGACCGCTAATAAGAAGGTCGACGCCGCCGAGAGCGTGAAGGAGTTCCTTGACAAGGCGAAGAAGGAGTTCGAAGATAAGTGGAAGAAAAATCCAACCAACACTGCTGGTCTCGATGATTTCGAGCGGATCAAGACTCTTGGCACCGGTTCATTCGGTCGGGTCATGATCGTTCAACACAAACCGACTAAAGAGTATTATGCCATGAAGATCCTAGACAAACAGAAGGTGGTGAAACTGAAGCAGGTCGAGCACACATTGAACGAGAAGAGGATACTGCAGGCTATCAGTTTCCCGTTTCTCGTTTCCCTACGGTTTCATTTCAAGGACAACTCGTACCTGTACATGGTCCTCGAATATGTAC GGGGTGAGATGTTCAGTCACCTTAGGAAGGTCG CGTTCTCAGAGCCCCACTCACGCTTCTATGCGGCACAGATCGTGCTGGCCTTCGAATACCTACACTACCTCGACCTGATCTATAGGGACCTGAAGCCGGAGAATCTGTTGATCGATTCGCAGGGTTATCTGAAGGTCACCGACTTCGGCTTCGCCAAAAGGGTGCAGGGCCGAACATGGACCCTGTGCGGCACCCCCGAGTACCTAGCGCCCGAGATAATCCTCAGCAAGGGTTACAACAAGGCTGTCGATTGGTGGGCGCTGGGTGTGCTGGTGTACGAGATGGCGGCCGGTTATCCGCCATTTTTCGCCGACCAGCCGATACAGATCTACGAAAAGATCGTGAACGGTAAACCTCGCTTTCCTTCACATTTCGGCTCGGACTTAAAGGACTTGCTCCGTAACTTGCTGCAAGTCGACCTGACCAAAAGGTATGGCAACCTGAAGGCTGGTGTGAACGACATCAAGGGCCACAAGTGGTTCGCCAGTACCGATTGGATAGCAGTCTTCCAAAAGAAAATCGAGGCCCCCTTCATCCCGAAATGCAAGGGGCCCGGAGATACGAGCAACTTCGACGACTACGAGGAGGAGACCCTGAGGATCTCCCTGACGGAGAAGTGTGCTAAGGAGTTCGCCGAATTTTGA
- the LOC114871913 gene encoding LOW QUALITY PROTEIN: uncharacterized protein LOC114871913 (The sequence of the model RefSeq protein was modified relative to this genomic sequence to represent the inferred CDS: inserted 1 base in 1 codon; deleted 4 bases in 4 codons; substituted 2 bases at 2 genomic stop codons), with protein sequence MADTETKDTKVTTTPEEKVAEEKKVRXXRKWTKDSKASENGDAKETKENGSNEEKEGREIREAESPENGDSTDAPADSCCIKRKSXTLSDSTEDTATDGASPEKNQKLDDKCAETESNGDAEATA encoded by the exons ATGGCGGATACAGAAACTAA agATACCAAAGTG ACCACAACCCCTGAGGAAAAGGTAGCCGAAGAAAAAAAGGTAAGGTAGTAGAGGAAGTGGACGAAAGATTCAAAGGCATCTGAAAACGGA GACGCCAAAGAAACCAAAGAAAATGGTTcaaacgaagaaaaagagggTAGAGAAATAAGGGAAGCGGAATCACCAGAGAATGGAGATTCTACAG ATGCTCCTGCTGATAGTTGTTGTATAAAAAGGAAAT ACACTCTAAGTGATTCGACAGAAGACACTGCCACTGATGGTGCAAGTcctgaaaaaaatcaaaaactt GACGATAAGTGTGCCGAAACAGAA AGCAACGGCGACGCGGAAGCCACGgcctaa
- the LOC114871906 gene encoding probable ATP-dependent RNA helicase DHX35 isoform X1 — MPIHRLNSFTMLIIPLPLICNVNVYQHSTIEAILFIIGEYQTLVLIGEETGCGKSTQLPQYLLEAGWCTDGKMIGITEPRRVAATSLANRVADERNCILGTEVGYSIRFDNCTDETTKIKYMTEGILLRELMSDPLLTSYSVIVVDEVHERTLLTDIIMGLLKKIIRKRKRLRIVVCSATVDAEQLRDFFNTNTTKDSTKDTAIILTVEGRLYPVDIFYVKEPVANYVTSVVDTALKIHETEESGDILAFLTGLDEVDQAVSLLSEHAKLIKEGKQKLLPLAMYGSLPNSEQLKVFWRAAKDTRKVIVATNIAETSITIPNIVYVIDCGFVKIPWYEVETQTNSLVIVPVSKASADQRAGRAGRVRTGKAYRLYTEQAYSELFESTPPEMQRSDLAPAILQLKALGIDNVLRFNFPSAPPSKNLLTGLELLYALGAIDSNGELTAPLGLTMAEMPLEPVLAKSLIVSGEMECSEELSIILAMLQVQNVFIRPAGGQAAIKARIAHRKFEVEEGDLLSFLNVYTAYEKNKTPSWCQKHFLNHKALRRATEIKAQMHCMMRRLDIPLISCNGNVHKY; from the exons ATGCCCATTCATCGACTCAATTCGTTTACAATGCTCATCATTCCCTTGCCCTTGATATGCAACGTAAACGTTTACCAACATTCAACTATAGAAgccatattatttattattggagAATACCAAACGTTAGTTCTAATTGGAGAAGAAACAGGATGTGGAAAAAGTACACAGCTTCCTCag TATCTTCTGGAGGCAGGATGGTGCACAGACGGAAAAATGATCGGCATCACGGAACCGAGAAGAGTCGCAGCCACCTCTTTAGCTAATCGCGTCGCCGACGAACGAAATTGTATTTTAGGCACCGAAGTTGGTTATTCTATTCGTTTCGACAATTGTACAGATGAAACAACAAAAATCAAG tATATGACAGAAGGAATTTTGCTCCGGGAATTAATGAGCGATCCTCTACTGACCAGTTATTCAGTCATTGTTGTGGACGAGGTACACGAAAGAACTCTTCTTACCGATATTATCATGGGTCTCTTGAAGAAGATCATTAGG aaaagGAAACGATTAAGGATCGTTGTTTGTTCCGCAACGGTTGATGCAGAACAATTGAGGGATTTTTTTAATACGAATACTACTAAAGACTCAACGAAAGACACGGCGATAATTTTGACCGTTGAGGGAAGATTATATCCGGTTGATATTTTTTATGTGAAAG AGCCAGTAGCAAATTACGTAACAAGTGTAGTAGACACGGCATTGAAAATTCATGAGACTGAAGAATCCGGCGATATTTTAGCCTTCCTCACCGGTTTAGACGAAGTAGATCAAGCGGTTTCTCTTTTATCAGAGCATGCAAAGCTTATAAAAGAAGGCAAAC AGAAACTTTTACCTCTGGCTATGTACGGATCCCTTCCGAACTCGGAGCAACTGAAAGTATTTTGGAGGGCTGCCAAAGACACTCGTAAAGTAATTGTAGCGACAAACATTGCTGAAACATCTATCACCATTCCGAACATTGTTTATG TAATTGATTGCGGTTTTGTCAAAATTCCTTGGTATGAAGTGGAAACTCAGACAAATTCTTTGGTAATTGTTCCTGTATCTAAAGCTTCTGCTGATCAAAGAGCTGGTAGAGCAGGACGTGTTAGAACAGGCAAAGCATACAG ATTATACACAGAACAAGCGTACTCTGAATTATTCGAATCAACTCCACCAGAAATGCAGCGTTCGGATCTAGCACCAGCCATCTTACAATTAAAAGCTTTAGGGATTGACAATGTTTTAAGATTCAATTTTCCCTCTGCTCCGCCAAGCAAAAACCTTCTCACAGGACTAGAATTACTTTATGCATTAGGTGCAATTGACAGTAATGGAGAATTAACAGCACCATTAGGTTTAACAATGGCAGAAATGCCTTTAGAACCTGTCTTGGCAAAATCGCTCATAGTATCAG GAGAAATGGAGTGTTCTGAAGAGTTGTCGATCATTTTAGCAATGCTTCAAGTGCAAAATGTCTTTATTAGACCCGCTGGAGGTCAAGCTGCTATTAAAGCAAGAATAGCACACAGGAAATTTGAGGTCGAAGAAGGAGATTTGTTATCGTTTCTTAACGTGTACACTGCGtatgagaaaaataaaacgcCAAGCTGGTGTCAGAAACATTTTCTTAATCATAAGGCATTGAGGAGGGCTACCGAAATTAAGGCACAAATGCATTGTATGATGAGAAGATTGGATATTCCATTGATTTCTTGCAATG gaAATGTACACAAATATTGA
- the LOC114871906 gene encoding probable ATP-dependent RNA helicase DHX35 isoform X2: MLLTVYLLEAGWCTDGKMIGITEPRRVAATSLANRVADERNCILGTEVGYSIRFDNCTDETTKIKYMTEGILLRELMSDPLLTSYSVIVVDEVHERTLLTDIIMGLLKKIIRKRKRLRIVVCSATVDAEQLRDFFNTNTTKDSTKDTAIILTVEGRLYPVDIFYVKEPVANYVTSVVDTALKIHETEESGDILAFLTGLDEVDQAVSLLSEHAKLIKEGKQKLLPLAMYGSLPNSEQLKVFWRAAKDTRKVIVATNIAETSITIPNIVYVIDCGFVKIPWYEVETQTNSLVIVPVSKASADQRAGRAGRVRTGKAYRLYTEQAYSELFESTPPEMQRSDLAPAILQLKALGIDNVLRFNFPSAPPSKNLLTGLELLYALGAIDSNGELTAPLGLTMAEMPLEPVLAKSLIVSGEMECSEELSIILAMLQVQNVFIRPAGGQAAIKARIAHRKFEVEEGDLLSFLNVYTAYEKNKTPSWCQKHFLNHKALRRATEIKAQMHCMMRRLDIPLISCNGNVHKY; encoded by the exons ATGCTACTCACGGTG TATCTTCTGGAGGCAGGATGGTGCACAGACGGAAAAATGATCGGCATCACGGAACCGAGAAGAGTCGCAGCCACCTCTTTAGCTAATCGCGTCGCCGACGAACGAAATTGTATTTTAGGCACCGAAGTTGGTTATTCTATTCGTTTCGACAATTGTACAGATGAAACAACAAAAATCAAG tATATGACAGAAGGAATTTTGCTCCGGGAATTAATGAGCGATCCTCTACTGACCAGTTATTCAGTCATTGTTGTGGACGAGGTACACGAAAGAACTCTTCTTACCGATATTATCATGGGTCTCTTGAAGAAGATCATTAGG aaaagGAAACGATTAAGGATCGTTGTTTGTTCCGCAACGGTTGATGCAGAACAATTGAGGGATTTTTTTAATACGAATACTACTAAAGACTCAACGAAAGACACGGCGATAATTTTGACCGTTGAGGGAAGATTATATCCGGTTGATATTTTTTATGTGAAAG AGCCAGTAGCAAATTACGTAACAAGTGTAGTAGACACGGCATTGAAAATTCATGAGACTGAAGAATCCGGCGATATTTTAGCCTTCCTCACCGGTTTAGACGAAGTAGATCAAGCGGTTTCTCTTTTATCAGAGCATGCAAAGCTTATAAAAGAAGGCAAAC AGAAACTTTTACCTCTGGCTATGTACGGATCCCTTCCGAACTCGGAGCAACTGAAAGTATTTTGGAGGGCTGCCAAAGACACTCGTAAAGTAATTGTAGCGACAAACATTGCTGAAACATCTATCACCATTCCGAACATTGTTTATG TAATTGATTGCGGTTTTGTCAAAATTCCTTGGTATGAAGTGGAAACTCAGACAAATTCTTTGGTAATTGTTCCTGTATCTAAAGCTTCTGCTGATCAAAGAGCTGGTAGAGCAGGACGTGTTAGAACAGGCAAAGCATACAG ATTATACACAGAACAAGCGTACTCTGAATTATTCGAATCAACTCCACCAGAAATGCAGCGTTCGGATCTAGCACCAGCCATCTTACAATTAAAAGCTTTAGGGATTGACAATGTTTTAAGATTCAATTTTCCCTCTGCTCCGCCAAGCAAAAACCTTCTCACAGGACTAGAATTACTTTATGCATTAGGTGCAATTGACAGTAATGGAGAATTAACAGCACCATTAGGTTTAACAATGGCAGAAATGCCTTTAGAACCTGTCTTGGCAAAATCGCTCATAGTATCAG GAGAAATGGAGTGTTCTGAAGAGTTGTCGATCATTTTAGCAATGCTTCAAGTGCAAAATGTCTTTATTAGACCCGCTGGAGGTCAAGCTGCTATTAAAGCAAGAATAGCACACAGGAAATTTGAGGTCGAAGAAGGAGATTTGTTATCGTTTCTTAACGTGTACACTGCGtatgagaaaaataaaacgcCAAGCTGGTGTCAGAAACATTTTCTTAATCATAAGGCATTGAGGAGGGCTACCGAAATTAAGGCACAAATGCATTGTATGATGAGAAGATTGGATATTCCATTGATTTCTTGCAATG gaAATGTACACAAATATTGA
- the LOC114871911 gene encoding ceramide phosphoethanolamine synthase yields MFGTTTLISRSFLALLIILTLYFLGMDLLLYSRIQNYAIRPLPNDTRYASIIPCDFNPLCTVTVKGMMLDHPNHFLLSPLAAIMDNLVQISSSWTWVTPNMISCFHVLIAILSGKCVSSDSLSYRRLGVILFLARTWLDDLDGHVARKRANISGERSDAGSTGYVVDGLCDAVGCVALIIGLYQFLARNSSRRGGYDKLSQLPVSSVVESGNLTSKTSNAALRNILFMTVHLFLTSAAWNRYISLYQDLLETEYRAPSISKEHLYVKQTTIFRSLSFWVIVLCWKFVNFHAAMDYLLLAIFFDRLREYMKLVRWSSFVIILLLVYVTEFHFLRAYTYVQGVPLYIDEEISSSDVFIQG; encoded by the coding sequence ATGTTCGGTACAACTACTTTGATAAGCAGATCGTTCTTAGCGCTTTTGATAATACTGACATTATATTTCCTTGGAATGGATCTTCTGCTATATTCCAGAATACAGAACTATGCTATAAGACCATTACCAAATGACACACGATACGCCTCAATTATACCCTGTGATTTTAATCCATTGTGCACAGTGACTGTAAAAGGAATGATGTTGGATCATCCAAATCATTTCCTTCTGAGCCCTTTGGCAGCTATTATGGACAATCTGGTACAGATAAGCAGCTCGTGGACATGGGTCACGCCAAACATGATCAGTTGTTTCCACGTATTAATAGCAATATTGTCTGGCAAATGTGTTTCCAGTGATTCATTGTCTTACAGACGTCTTGGTGTGATACTCTTTCTAGCAAGAACTTGGTTAGATGATCTTGACGGACATGTTGCCAGAAAAAGAGCAAATATTTCTGGAGAAAGATCAGATGCTGGCTCTACAGGATATGTGGTTGATGGACTTTGCGATGCTGTGGGCTGCGTTGCTTTGATCATTGGCCTATACCAGTTTCTTGCACGTAATTCAAGCAGACGCGGAGGGTATGACAAGCTTTCGCAGCTTCCTGTTTCCTCAGTTGTGGAGTCTGGAAATCTGACTTCAAAGACCTCTAATGCGGCTCTTCGTAATATACTATTCATGACCGTCCATTTGTTCCTGACTAGTGCTGCTTGGAACCGGTATATATCCTTGTACCAGGATCTTTTAGAGACTGAATACAGAGCACCATCGATTAGCAAGGAACATCTCTATGTCAAACAAACAACTATATTCAGAAGTTTGTCTTTTTGGGTGATAGTGCTATGCTGGAAATTTGTCAATTTTCATGCAGCTATGGATTACCTGCTTTTGGCAATATTTTTTGATCGTCTGAGGGAATATATGAAACTTGTGAGATGGTCTTCGTTTGTAATTATATTGCTACTTGTTTATGTAAccgaatttcattttctacggGCCTATACATACGTACAAGGTGTACCATTGTATATTGACGAAGAGATATCTTCCTCTGATGTATTCATTCAGGGATGA
- the LOC114871906 gene encoding probable ATP-dependent RNA helicase DHX35 isoform X3, whose protein sequence is MIGITEPRRVAATSLANRVADERNCILGTEVGYSIRFDNCTDETTKIKYMTEGILLRELMSDPLLTSYSVIVVDEVHERTLLTDIIMGLLKKIIRKRKRLRIVVCSATVDAEQLRDFFNTNTTKDSTKDTAIILTVEGRLYPVDIFYVKEPVANYVTSVVDTALKIHETEESGDILAFLTGLDEVDQAVSLLSEHAKLIKEGKQKLLPLAMYGSLPNSEQLKVFWRAAKDTRKVIVATNIAETSITIPNIVYVIDCGFVKIPWYEVETQTNSLVIVPVSKASADQRAGRAGRVRTGKAYRLYTEQAYSELFESTPPEMQRSDLAPAILQLKALGIDNVLRFNFPSAPPSKNLLTGLELLYALGAIDSNGELTAPLGLTMAEMPLEPVLAKSLIVSGEMECSEELSIILAMLQVQNVFIRPAGGQAAIKARIAHRKFEVEEGDLLSFLNVYTAYEKNKTPSWCQKHFLNHKALRRATEIKAQMHCMMRRLDIPLISCNGNVHKY, encoded by the exons ATGATCGGCATCACGGAACCGAGAAGAGTCGCAGCCACCTCTTTAGCTAATCGCGTCGCCGACGAACGAAATTGTATTTTAGGCACCGAAGTTGGTTATTCTATTCGTTTCGACAATTGTACAGATGAAACAACAAAAATCAAG tATATGACAGAAGGAATTTTGCTCCGGGAATTAATGAGCGATCCTCTACTGACCAGTTATTCAGTCATTGTTGTGGACGAGGTACACGAAAGAACTCTTCTTACCGATATTATCATGGGTCTCTTGAAGAAGATCATTAGG aaaagGAAACGATTAAGGATCGTTGTTTGTTCCGCAACGGTTGATGCAGAACAATTGAGGGATTTTTTTAATACGAATACTACTAAAGACTCAACGAAAGACACGGCGATAATTTTGACCGTTGAGGGAAGATTATATCCGGTTGATATTTTTTATGTGAAAG AGCCAGTAGCAAATTACGTAACAAGTGTAGTAGACACGGCATTGAAAATTCATGAGACTGAAGAATCCGGCGATATTTTAGCCTTCCTCACCGGTTTAGACGAAGTAGATCAAGCGGTTTCTCTTTTATCAGAGCATGCAAAGCTTATAAAAGAAGGCAAAC AGAAACTTTTACCTCTGGCTATGTACGGATCCCTTCCGAACTCGGAGCAACTGAAAGTATTTTGGAGGGCTGCCAAAGACACTCGTAAAGTAATTGTAGCGACAAACATTGCTGAAACATCTATCACCATTCCGAACATTGTTTATG TAATTGATTGCGGTTTTGTCAAAATTCCTTGGTATGAAGTGGAAACTCAGACAAATTCTTTGGTAATTGTTCCTGTATCTAAAGCTTCTGCTGATCAAAGAGCTGGTAGAGCAGGACGTGTTAGAACAGGCAAAGCATACAG ATTATACACAGAACAAGCGTACTCTGAATTATTCGAATCAACTCCACCAGAAATGCAGCGTTCGGATCTAGCACCAGCCATCTTACAATTAAAAGCTTTAGGGATTGACAATGTTTTAAGATTCAATTTTCCCTCTGCTCCGCCAAGCAAAAACCTTCTCACAGGACTAGAATTACTTTATGCATTAGGTGCAATTGACAGTAATGGAGAATTAACAGCACCATTAGGTTTAACAATGGCAGAAATGCCTTTAGAACCTGTCTTGGCAAAATCGCTCATAGTATCAG GAGAAATGGAGTGTTCTGAAGAGTTGTCGATCATTTTAGCAATGCTTCAAGTGCAAAATGTCTTTATTAGACCCGCTGGAGGTCAAGCTGCTATTAAAGCAAGAATAGCACACAGGAAATTTGAGGTCGAAGAAGGAGATTTGTTATCGTTTCTTAACGTGTACACTGCGtatgagaaaaataaaacgcCAAGCTGGTGTCAGAAACATTTTCTTAATCATAAGGCATTGAGGAGGGCTACCGAAATTAAGGCACAAATGCATTGTATGATGAGAAGATTGGATATTCCATTGATTTCTTGCAATG gaAATGTACACAAATATTGA
- the LOC114871910 gene encoding LOW QUALITY PROTEIN: WD repeat-containing protein 89 (The sequence of the model RefSeq protein was modified relative to this genomic sequence to represent the inferred CDS: inserted 4 bases in 4 codons; deleted 4 bases in 3 codons; substituted 9 bases at 9 genomic stop codons): MAKIVESLKRLSVEHDTRKPNNNRTKRKSELVSSIEEAVSINHNYILAVCGTQSDPXFRIGTALSDLTWVIYSVGERISRPLLXLVSSHPIVDIRFSPTSKNIFIYQQQWTNSACDLRAKGKVVAEFKDSTEDGKXKPLLQFRYSYDERIIAGGTEHIGGDAXILFWDIRHANSKXMTKTVFLVGYWESHMEDVTSLAFHPNKQDVLASGSTDGLINIFDLTQPSEESALTYSXTLNHLLVKLIFFVGXSKMYXNAFLNEMDRIGGXTTDNLWCTTHTHSLQLWNCDGXAPYAKFETXXFSCSQNDDPDNCYVVRCHASSVLEHPFLLAGSNNAKGENLRCLNIINDRLEVGHNMIGNKQIVRDSWLHEKSGSLITVGEGALINIWRQTENTSIEQNSSHKLVAKIGTGXGRERQHRTKPY; the protein is encoded by the exons ATGGCTAAAATAGTTGAATCGCTG AAGAGATTGAGTGTTGAACATGACACAAGGAAACCTAATAACAATAGAACCAAGAGAAAAAGCGAATTAGTATCATCAATAGAGGAAGCAGTATCTATTAATCATAATTACATCCTTGCTGTCTGTGGAACACAAAG TGATC AATTCAGGATTGGTACTGCTCTATCCGATCTCACATGGGTAATATATTCTGTTGGAGAGAGAATCAGCCGGCCATTACTCTAACTCGTATCAAGTCACCCCATTGTTGATATTAGGTTTAGTCCTACTTccaaaaacatttttatatatcaACAACAGTGGACTAATTCAGCATGCGATTTGCGTGCTAAGGGAAAGGTTGTCGCAGAGTTTAAG G atagTACAGAAGATGGAAAATGAAAACCTCTGCTGCAGTTTCGATAT AGTTACGACGAGAGGATTATAGCAGGCGGCACCGAGCACATAGGAGGAGACG TTATATTATTTTGGGATATAAGACATGCTAACTCAAAATAGATGACAAAAACAGTCTTCTTGGTGGGGTACTGGGAATCTCACATGGAGGATGTCACCTCTTTGGCATTTCATCCTAATAAACAGGATGTCCTAGCTTCTGGTAGT ACAGATGGATTGATTAACATCTTTGATCTTACACAGCCATCTGAAGAATCTGCCCTAACTTATTCTTAAACACTGAATCATCTGCTGGTTAAGTTAATATTTTTCGTGGGCTAAAgtaaaatgtattaaaatgcTTTTTTAAACGAAATGGATAGGATAGGCGGTTGAACGACCGATAATCTCTGGTGTACAACTCATACACATTCATTGCAACTTTGGAATTGCGATG TGGCTCCGTATGCTAAATTCGAAACGTAGTAATTTAGCTGTTCTCAG aATGATGATCCAGATAATTGTTATGTGGTCAGATGTCATGCTTCCAGCGTGCTGGAGCATCCGTTTCTATTAGCAGGTTCCAATAACGCGAAAgg GGAAAATTTAAGATGTTTGAATATCATAAATGATAGATTAGAAGTGGGTCATAACATGATTGGAAATAAACAAATAGTGCGGGATAGCTGGTTACACGAAAAG AGTGGTTCCTTAATAACAGTAGGCGAAGGTGCgctaataaatatttggagGCAAACAGAAAACACGTCCATTGAACAAAATTCAAGCCACAAGTTAGTGGCAAAAATTGGCACTG AAGGACGTGAACGCCAACATAGGACTAAGCCATACTAA